Within Roseisolibacter agri, the genomic segment CTGCCCCTCTCCGTGCTGCAGGCGGTGCTGCCGGGCCATTCCCGCCAGCGGACGCTCGTCCTGGTCGGCCGCGAGTACGCGCCGGCCGACGGGGCGCCGCGCGATCCCCACCACACGGCGCACGAGCAGATCGTGGCAGTCGACGTGGCGACCGGCGCGGTGCGGGCCTACGACCTGACCGTCCGAGGCGCCGAGGCGCCGGTAATCGGCGCGCGATGACGCTGGTGACATTTTCGTGAGTGACTCGTACTCTTCCGTATGCGTCCGGCCCCTCTCGCGCGCTCCCAGGCAGGACCCCTGCCCGCCCTCGCGGCCCTTGCCGCGCTGACCGTGCCCGCCGGGGCCGCGGGCGGGCAGTCGAGCGTCCCGGCCGTGCTCCCGCTGGCCGCCGTGGAGTCGGTGCGCCCCGACGTCGACACGGTGACCGTGGCCGGGCGCGCGCTGGTCGGTAGCGGCGTCCTGCACGACCGCGCCCTCTACCTCTCGGTCGCCACCGGCGGGCGCGGGATCTGGGTGTACAGTCGCGGCGCCGCCCGCCTGCGGGTCCAGCCGGGCGACAGCCTCGAGGCGACGGGCGTCCTGCACAAGTACCGCGGGACGCTGGAGGTGGTGGCGTCGCACGTGCGCCTCGTGCCCGGCCCGCGCACCGCGATGCCGGCGCCGCGCGAGGAGCCGGCCGGCGCCGCTTCCGTGGTCGCTTCGGAGGGGTTGCTGGTCCGCGTGCGCGGCCACGTGGGCGCACAGGGCGTGAGCGAGGGCGGCCGCTGGCTGCGCCTGCACCGGAAGGCGGACGCCAGCGGCGTCCCCGACTCGGTGACGGTGTGGACGCCGCCGGCGCACCAGCGCGCGCCCGACCTGCACACGCTGCGCGTCGGCGACGAGGTCATCGTCACCGGCATCGCGGCGCTCTACCGCGACAACCCGACCGACCCGCCGGTCGCGCAGCTCGTCCCCCGCGGTCCCGAGGACATCACCACCGTCGGCATCCCGCGCTACTGGCGCGAGCTGGCGCTGCGCGGCCTCGCCGCGCTGCTCGTCCTCGGCGCGGCGGCGTGGGGGATCGTGCGCATGGCGACCCGACGTCAGGCGCGCGCGCTGCGCGAGACCGAGGCGCGCTACCGGCAGCTGCTCGCGCTCTCGCCGGACGCGGTGATCGTGCACGACGACGAGCGCGTGCTGTTCGCGAACCCCGCCGCGGCGCGCCTGCTGGGCGCCGTCGACGAGCACGCGCTCGCCGGCAGGCGGCTGGAGAGCTTCCTCGGCAGCGAGGAGCGGGCGGCGCTCGCCGTCGCCGCGACGGTGAGCCAGGACCCCGCGCAGCGTCCGCTCGGCCGGCGGCTGCGCACGCGCATGAAGGGCCCCGAGGGGGCGCTCGTCGACGCGGAGGTCGCGACCAGCCCGTGCCGCTTCTCCGACCGCGACGCCGCGGTGCTCGTGGCGCGCGACATCGGCCCGCAGCTGCGCTACGAGCGCGAGCTGCGCGAGCTGGCGCTGCTCGACGAGCTGACGGGGCTGCACAACCGCCGCGGCTTCCTCACGTTCGCGGAGGCGGAGCTGCGCCGCCTGCGCGGGAGCGGCCGCGGCGCGGCGCTGCTCTTCGCCGACCTCGATGGGCTGAAGCGCATCAACGACGCCCACGGCCACGCCGCCGGCGACGAGGCGCTCACCGCCGTCGCGCACGCGCTGCGCGAGGTCGTGGGCGCGCAGGGGCTCGTGGCGCGGTGGAGCGGCGACGAGTTCGTGGCGCTCGTGCACGAGCCGGAGGGCCGTGGCATCAGCGAGGCGGGTGAGGTCTCGCGCGCGTTGAGCCTGCTCCCCGGCACGCTGCGCGCGGACTCCGCCGTCGCGGAAGCGTACGAGCAGCGGCTGCGCGACGCGCTGGCGCGCCGCCGCTCGCCACACAGCCCCTACGTCGTCTCGGCGACGGTCGGCGCGCACCACCTGCCGGCCGACGGCGGCGAGACGCTGGCCGCCGCGCTGGCCGCGGCCGACGCGGGGCTGTACCGCCGCCGCGCGAAGACCCGCCCCGCCGCCGTCCTCGCGACCTGACGTGCGCGTCCTCGTTCAACGCGTCGCGCACGCCGAGGTGCGCGTCGCCGACGAGTCGGGCGGCGTGCGCGTGACCGGGAGCATCGAGCGCGGCTTCCTGCTGCTCGTCGGCTTCACGCACGCCGACGGCGACGAGCAGCTCGACTGGATGGTCGACAAGGTGCTCGGCCTGCGGGTGTTCGCGGACGCGGACGACAGGATGAACCTCGCGCTCGCGGACGTCGGCGGCGCGCTGCTCGTCGTGTCGCAGTTCACGCTCTACGGCGACGCGCGCAAGGGAAAGCGGCCGAGCTTCATCGACGCCGCGCGGCCCGAGCTGGCAATCCCGCTCTACGAGCGCTTCGTCGAGCGGCTGCGGGCCCGCGGCCCGCGCGTCGAGACGGGCGAGTTCGGCGCGATGATGCAGGTGGAGCTGGTGAACGACGGCCCCGTGACGCTGTGGCTGGAGCGCTGAACCCGTGCTGATCCCGTGACGACCCCGAAGGCCCCGCGGGTGGTGCTCGCGTCGCAGTCGCCGCGCCGCCGCGACCTGCTCGACCTGATCGGCGTGCGCCACAGCGTGCGCCCCGCCGACGTCGACGAGAGCGTGCGCGCCGGCGAGGCGCCCGACGCCTACACCGAGCGGCTGGCGCGCGAGAAGGCGCGCGCGGTCGCGGCGCTGGAGCCGCAGGCGTACGTCGTCGCGGCCGACACCACCGTCGTCATCGACGGTGAGATCCTCGGCAAGCCCGCGCACGTGGCGGAGGCGCGCGAGATGGTGCGCCGTCTCGCCGGCCGCACGCACGAGGTGTTCACGGGGATGGCGGTGCGCCTCGAGGACGGCGTCGGCGTGCGCGAGGCGAGCGCGGTGGAGCGCGTCCGCGTCACCTTCCGCCCGCTCACCGACGCCGAGATCGCGGCGTACGTCGCCACGGGCGAGCCGATGGACAAGGCGGGCGCGTACGGCATCCAGGGCTACGGTGCGACCATCGTCGAGCGCATCGACGGCGACTACTTCGCCGTCATGGGGCTGTCGCTCGTGCGCACCGTCGCCCTGCTGCGCGAGGTGGGGCTGCAGTACGAGTTCGGGCCGCTGCGGGTCGTCTAGCGGGGGACGCCGCCGCGCATGCGGCTCGCCACCGCGGCGGGCACGACGTGCGCGCCGGCGCCGTCACGCGGGGGCAGGACGAACGTCCCCACCACGCGGGCGAGCTCCGTCGCCTCGCCGGCCAGCGACTCGGCCGCCGCCGCGGACTCCTCGGCCGACGCGGCCGCGCCCTGCGTCA encodes:
- the dtd gene encoding D-aminoacyl-tRNA deacylase, which codes for MRVLVQRVAHAEVRVADESGGVRVTGSIERGFLLLVGFTHADGDEQLDWMVDKVLGLRVFADADDRMNLALADVGGALLVVSQFTLYGDARKGKRPSFIDAARPELAIPLYERFVERLRARGPRVETGEFGAMMQVELVNDGPVTLWLER
- a CDS encoding Maf family protein; the protein is MTTPKAPRVVLASQSPRRRDLLDLIGVRHSVRPADVDESVRAGEAPDAYTERLAREKARAVAALEPQAYVVAADTTVVIDGEILGKPAHVAEAREMVRRLAGRTHEVFTGMAVRLEDGVGVREASAVERVRVTFRPLTDAEIAAYVATGEPMDKAGAYGIQGYGATIVERIDGDYFAVMGLSLVRTVALLREVGLQYEFGPLRVV
- a CDS encoding sensor domain-containing diguanylate cyclase, with the translated sequence MPAGAAGGQSSVPAVLPLAAVESVRPDVDTVTVAGRALVGSGVLHDRALYLSVATGGRGIWVYSRGAARLRVQPGDSLEATGVLHKYRGTLEVVASHVRLVPGPRTAMPAPREEPAGAASVVASEGLLVRVRGHVGAQGVSEGGRWLRLHRKADASGVPDSVTVWTPPAHQRAPDLHTLRVGDEVIVTGIAALYRDNPTDPPVAQLVPRGPEDITTVGIPRYWRELALRGLAALLVLGAAAWGIVRMATRRQARALRETEARYRQLLALSPDAVIVHDDERVLFANPAAARLLGAVDEHALAGRRLESFLGSEERAALAVAATVSQDPAQRPLGRRLRTRMKGPEGALVDAEVATSPCRFSDRDAAVLVARDIGPQLRYERELRELALLDELTGLHNRRGFLTFAEAELRRLRGSGRGAALLFADLDGLKRINDAHGHAAGDEALTAVAHALREVVGAQGLVARWSGDEFVALVHEPEGRGISEAGEVSRALSLLPGTLRADSAVAEAYEQRLRDALARRRSPHSPYVVSATVGAHHLPADGGETLAAALAAADAGLYRRRAKTRPAAVLAT